In Pseudomonas oryzicola, one DNA window encodes the following:
- a CDS encoding secretin N-terminal domain-containing protein has protein sequence MFIPPAEIIHMPLRPLFASLLLATSLTVHAATEVVPLQHRSSAELLPPAQAFLGKDGSVTAFENKLIVNASPERIDDLRALLQQLDTAPKRLLISVDNNDSNFQDNRGNARVIHYGTSNRDGGMQQVQASEGQPALIQVGQSIPVTSTSTDSYGRFQSNTEYRNVTQGFYVTPSLSGDTVRLQISTNNDRISQERADVVKVQSTDTTVTGRLGEWITLAGFNQQSQAERSASSHSYSTQRGDNMTLRVKVDLVD, from the coding sequence ATGTTCATTCCACCCGCGGAGATCATCCACATGCCGCTACGCCCGCTTTTCGCCTCGCTGCTGCTGGCCACCAGCCTTACCGTCCATGCCGCCACCGAGGTCGTGCCGCTGCAACACCGCAGCAGCGCCGAACTGCTGCCGCCAGCGCAGGCGTTCCTCGGCAAGGACGGCAGCGTCACTGCCTTCGAGAACAAGCTGATCGTCAACGCCAGCCCCGAGCGCATCGACGACCTGCGCGCCCTGCTGCAACAACTGGACACTGCCCCCAAGCGCCTGCTGATCAGCGTCGACAACAACGACAGCAACTTCCAGGACAACCGCGGCAACGCGCGTGTCATCCACTACGGCACCAGCAACCGCGACGGCGGCATGCAACAGGTGCAGGCCAGCGAAGGCCAGCCGGCGCTGATCCAGGTTGGCCAGAGCATCCCGGTTACCAGCACCAGCACCGACAGCTACGGGCGCTTCCAGAGCAATACCGAATACCGCAACGTGACCCAGGGTTTCTACGTTACGCCAAGCCTGAGCGGCGATACGGTTCGTCTGCAAATAAGCACCAATAATGACCGCATCAGCCAGGAACGTGCCGATGTAGTGAAAGTACAAAGTACCGACACGACAGTCACCGGCAGGCTGGGTGAATGGATCACCCTGGCGGGCTTCAACCAGCAGAGCCAAGCCGAGCGCAGTGCATCCAGCCACAGTTACAGCACCCAGCGCGGTGACAACATGACTTTGCGGGTCAAAGTCGACCTTGTGGACTGA
- a CDS encoding S8 family peptidase encodes MKRHVIVLMVIFSSAVSAQPDTLRVKQLQRCGDLLGEGEQQWCLRAEGLGAGVPSVRLGDAQIAQAGIQRQGDMLRLTLAKDEQRSAPLWLQDGERTSNAVWLTRQRSHVVAAGPGEVASNMDGLTTYLDLVSLLIEEKHDGAAEARRIAAKYGAQVVGAIAPLNVYQLRLPVRDLVQRDALVLRLGTEVSVDAVIVEESAPERGEEGDGGGQPAIDQADEWAANRFMDALYFYQRRIPASGVPVQPVRVGVIEREVDFDAPPFSAYRGACNQGQTCLYGPDGDRPDSHGSHVAGILAARGEGFLPGLGQHSPGFEVIVGRNSDAGITANIAASVNLVEDGVRVLNWSWGIHRVGARNVQGDEVESLVRSGLAMSGYEELLEEFFLWLRARHPDVLVVNSAGNGASWSGTDEYRLPSSFVTEQLLVVGGHQRSDQAVPVEDPRHVRKRHSSNIDMRVDVSAAACIRPTAADRPHCGTSYATPLVTATVATMLAINPALTPQQVRMLLRRSALTLGSEQDFEAMDAEDLTAPILPSERGGQLDHPDLGRSARLDMQRALDLAIQSRDRVR; translated from the coding sequence ATGAAGCGCCATGTCATCGTGCTGATGGTCATTTTCAGCAGTGCCGTGTCGGCACAACCGGACACGCTGCGCGTCAAGCAACTGCAGCGCTGCGGTGATTTATTGGGCGAAGGTGAACAGCAATGGTGCTTGCGTGCCGAGGGCCTGGGTGCCGGTGTGCCGAGCGTCCGGCTGGGTGATGCCCAGATAGCGCAGGCTGGCATCCAGCGGCAGGGCGATATGCTCAGGCTGACGCTGGCCAAGGATGAGCAGCGCAGCGCGCCGCTGTGGCTGCAGGACGGAGAACGTACCAGCAACGCCGTCTGGCTGACCCGTCAGCGCAGCCACGTTGTCGCCGCAGGGCCGGGCGAAGTGGCGAGCAACATGGATGGCCTTACCACCTACCTCGACCTGGTCAGCCTGTTGATCGAAGAGAAGCACGATGGCGCAGCCGAAGCCCGGCGCATTGCTGCCAAGTACGGTGCCCAGGTGGTCGGTGCCATTGCGCCGCTGAATGTCTACCAGCTGCGCTTGCCGGTGCGTGACCTGGTGCAGCGCGATGCGCTGGTCCTGCGCCTCGGCACCGAGGTCAGCGTGGATGCCGTGATCGTCGAGGAGTCTGCCCCCGAACGCGGCGAGGAGGGTGATGGCGGCGGCCAACCGGCCATCGACCAGGCAGATGAATGGGCCGCCAACCGATTCATGGACGCGTTGTACTTCTACCAGCGACGCATCCCCGCTTCCGGTGTGCCGGTGCAGCCGGTGCGGGTGGGGGTGATCGAGCGTGAGGTGGATTTCGATGCGCCGCCATTCAGCGCCTACCGGGGTGCTTGCAACCAGGGGCAGACCTGCCTGTATGGCCCCGACGGCGATCGCCCGGACAGCCACGGTAGCCATGTGGCCGGCATCCTGGCGGCCCGGGGGGAAGGCTTCCTGCCCGGGCTGGGCCAGCACAGCCCTGGTTTCGAGGTAATTGTCGGGCGCAACTCGGATGCCGGGATCACCGCCAATATCGCTGCCTCGGTGAACCTGGTCGAAGACGGCGTGCGGGTGTTGAACTGGAGCTGGGGCATTCACCGGGTCGGGGCGAGGAACGTGCAGGGTGATGAGGTCGAATCCCTGGTGCGGTCCGGGCTGGCGATGAGTGGCTATGAAGAATTGCTCGAAGAATTCTTCCTCTGGCTGCGGGCCAGGCATCCTGATGTGCTGGTGGTGAACTCGGCCGGCAATGGTGCGTCCTGGTCGGGTACCGATGAATATCGGCTGCCTTCCTCGTTCGTCACCGAGCAACTGCTGGTGGTGGGCGGGCACCAGCGCAGTGACCAGGCGGTGCCGGTCGAAGACCCTCGCCATGTCCGCAAGCGCCACAGCTCGAATATCGACATGCGCGTGGATGTCAGTGCTGCAGCGTGCATTCGCCCGACCGCCGCCGATCGACCGCATTGTGGCACGTCATACGCCACACCGCTGGTCACGGCCACCGTGGCGACCATGCTGGCGATCAACCCGGCCCTGACCCCACAGCAGGTGCGCATGCTGTTACGGCGTAGCGCCCTGACCCTGGGCAGCGAGCAAGACTTCGAGGCCATGGATGCCGAGGACCTGACCGCGCCGATCCTGCCTTCAGAGCGCGGCGGGCAACTGGACCACCCCGACCTGGGGCGCTCGGCGCGCCTGGACATGCAGCGCGCGTTGGACCTGGCCATACAAAGCCGGGACCGGGTGCGTTGA
- a CDS encoding SulP family inorganic anion transporter: MKPARLRADLLAGLTTSFALVPECIAFALVAHLNPLMGLYGAFIICTLTALFGGRPGMISGAAGSMAVVIVALVVQHGVQYLLATVLLGGAVMILFGLLRLGKLVRLVPYPVMLGFVNGLAIVIALAQLEHFKQGGQWLSGTPLYLMVGLVALTMLVVYVLPKLTRTVPPALVAILGVGLLVYLLGLPTRTLGDMAQIAGGLPQLALPDVPWNLETLKIVAPYAVLMAMVGLLETLLTLNLTDEITESRGFPDRECVALGAANMVSGLCGGMGGCAMIGQTVINLSSNGRGRLSGVVAGGMVLLFVLFLAPLIERIPLAALVGVMFVVAQQTFAWASLRVLHKVPLNDVLAIIAVTVVTVFTDLAVAVLFGIIIAALNFAWQHARELYADSHEDGEGGKHYRLHGTLFFASTTSFLEQFDTANDPDKVTLDCQHLSFVDYSAIAALQTLRERYAKAGKHLRVVHLSERCKKLLKRAGEQH, translated from the coding sequence ATGAAACCCGCCCGACTCCGCGCCGACCTGCTCGCCGGCCTGACCACTTCGTTCGCCTTGGTGCCCGAATGCATCGCGTTCGCCCTGGTGGCCCATCTCAACCCGCTGATGGGCCTGTACGGGGCGTTCATCATCTGCACCCTGACGGCGCTGTTCGGCGGCCGGCCAGGGATGATTTCCGGCGCGGCCGGCTCGATGGCGGTGGTAATCGTCGCCCTGGTGGTGCAACACGGTGTGCAGTACTTGCTGGCGACGGTACTGCTGGGCGGTGCGGTGATGATCCTGTTCGGCCTGCTGCGCCTGGGCAAGCTGGTGCGCCTGGTGCCGTACCCGGTGATGCTCGGCTTCGTCAATGGCCTGGCGATCGTCATCGCCCTGGCCCAGCTGGAGCACTTCAAGCAAGGCGGGCAGTGGCTCAGTGGCACGCCGCTGTACCTGATGGTCGGGCTGGTGGCCCTGACCATGCTGGTGGTCTACGTGTTGCCGAAGCTGACCCGCACGGTGCCGCCGGCGCTGGTGGCGATCCTTGGCGTTGGCTTGCTGGTATATCTGCTCGGCCTGCCTACCCGTACCCTGGGCGACATGGCGCAGATTGCCGGTGGCCTGCCGCAACTGGCCCTGCCGGACGTGCCGTGGAACCTGGAAACCCTGAAGATCGTGGCGCCCTATGCGGTGCTGATGGCCATGGTCGGTCTGCTGGAAACCCTGCTTACTCTCAACCTGACCGATGAAATCACCGAAAGCCGAGGCTTTCCGGACCGTGAGTGCGTGGCCCTTGGTGCGGCCAACATGGTTTCCGGCCTGTGCGGCGGCATGGGCGGTTGCGCGATGATCGGCCAGACGGTGATCAACCTCAGCTCCAATGGCCGTGGCCGGCTGTCGGGGGTGGTGGCCGGGGGTATGGTCCTGCTGTTCGTGCTGTTCCTGGCCCCGCTGATCGAACGCATTCCGCTGGCAGCTCTGGTCGGGGTGATGTTCGTGGTGGCGCAGCAGACCTTTGCCTGGGCGTCCCTGCGGGTGCTGCACAAGGTGCCGCTGAACGATGTGCTGGCGATTATTGCGGTTACCGTGGTCACGGTGTTCACCGACCTGGCGGTGGCGGTGCTGTTCGGCATCATCATCGCAGCGTTGAACTTTGCCTGGCAGCATGCGCGGGAGCTGTATGCCGACAGCCATGAGGACGGCGAAGGGGGCAAGCATTACCGGTTGCATGGCACGCTGTTCTTTGCCTCGACCACCTCGTTTCTTGAACAGTTCGACACCGCCAACGATCCGGACAAGGTCACGTTGGACTGCCAGCATTTGAGCTTTGTCGATTATTCGGCGATTGCGGCTTTGCAGACCTTGCGCGAGCGTTATGCCAAGGCGGGCAAGCATCTGCGCGTGGTGCATTTGTCGGAGCGCTGCAAGAAGCTGTTGAAGCGGGCGGGGGAGCAGCACTGA
- the fusA gene encoding elongation factor G has product MARTTPIELYRNIGIVAHVDAGKTTTTERILFYTGVNHKMGEVHDGAATMDWMAQEQERGITITSAATTAFWQGSTKQFAHKYRFNIIDTPGHVDFTIEVERSLRVLDGAVVVFSGADGVEPQSETVWRQANKYHVPRLAYINKMDRQGADFLRVVKQIDQRLGHHPVPIQLAIGSEENFQGQIDLVKMKAIYWNDDDQGTSYREEAIPPELQALAEEWRAHMVEAAAEADDELTMKFLDGEELSIEEIKAGLRKRTLNNEIVPTILGSSFKNKGVPLMLDAVIDYLPAPSEIPAIKGTDPDDEDKHLERHADDSEPFSALAFKIATDPFVGTLTFARVYSGVLSSGNAVLNSVKGKKERIGRMVQMHANQRAEIKDVCAGDIAALIGMKDVTTGDTLCDMDKPIILERMDFPDPVISVAVEPKTKADQEKMGIALGKLAQEDPSFRVRTDEETGQTIISGMGELHLDIIVDRMRREFNVEANIGKPQVAYREKIRNTCEIEGRFVRQSGGRGQYGHCWIRFAPGDEGKEGLEFINEIVGGVVPREYIPAIQKGIEEQMKNGVLAGYPLISLKAAVYDGSYHDVDSNEMAYKIAASMATKQLSQKGGAVLLEPVMKVEVVTPEEYQGDILGDLSRRRGMIQDGDETPAGKVIRAEVPLGEMFGYATSMRSMTQGRASFSMEFTRYAEAPASIADAIVKKNRGE; this is encoded by the coding sequence ATGGCCCGCACAACGCCTATCGAGCTGTACCGCAATATCGGCATCGTTGCCCACGTGGATGCCGGCAAGACCACGACCACCGAGCGGATCCTGTTCTACACCGGGGTCAACCACAAGATGGGCGAGGTGCACGATGGCGCCGCGACCATGGACTGGATGGCCCAGGAACAGGAGCGCGGCATCACCATCACTTCGGCGGCGACCACTGCGTTCTGGCAGGGCTCGACCAAGCAGTTCGCCCACAAGTACCGCTTCAATATCATCGACACCCCCGGCCACGTCGACTTCACCATCGAGGTGGAACGCTCGCTGCGCGTACTGGATGGCGCAGTGGTGGTATTCAGCGGCGCGGACGGAGTCGAACCACAGTCCGAGACGGTGTGGCGCCAGGCCAACAAGTACCACGTGCCACGCCTGGCCTATATCAACAAGATGGACCGCCAGGGCGCCGACTTCCTGCGCGTGGTCAAACAGATCGACCAACGCCTGGGCCACCACCCGGTGCCGATCCAGTTGGCCATCGGCAGCGAAGAGAACTTCCAGGGCCAGATCGACCTGGTGAAGATGAAGGCCATCTACTGGAACGATGATGACCAGGGCACCAGTTACCGCGAAGAAGCCATCCCCCCCGAACTGCAGGCGCTGGCCGAGGAATGGCGGGCGCACATGGTCGAAGCAGCGGCCGAGGCCGATGACGAACTGACCATGAAGTTTCTCGACGGCGAAGAACTGAGCATCGAAGAGATCAAGGCCGGCTTGCGCAAGCGCACCCTGAACAACGAAATCGTACCGACCATCCTCGGTTCGTCGTTCAAGAACAAGGGCGTGCCACTGATGCTCGACGCGGTCATCGATTACTTGCCCGCACCGTCGGAAATCCCCGCCATCAAGGGCACCGACCCGGACGACGAAGACAAGCACCTGGAGCGCCACGCCGACGACAGCGAGCCGTTCTCGGCCCTGGCCTTCAAGATCGCCACCGATCCATTCGTCGGCACCCTGACCTTCGCCCGGGTCTATTCGGGCGTGCTCAGTTCCGGCAACGCGGTGCTCAATTCGGTCAAGGGCAAGAAGGAACGCATTGGCCGCATGGTGCAGATGCACGCCAACCAGCGTGCGGAAATCAAGGACGTGTGCGCCGGCGATATCGCCGCACTGATCGGCATGAAGGACGTGACCACCGGCGACACCCTGTGCGACATGGACAAGCCGATCATCCTCGAACGCATGGACTTCCCCGACCCGGTAATTTCCGTGGCGGTGGAACCGAAGACCAAGGCCGACCAGGAAAAAATGGGTATCGCCCTGGGCAAGCTGGCCCAGGAAGACCCGTCATTCCGCGTGCGTACCGACGAAGAGACCGGCCAGACCATCATCTCGGGCATGGGCGAGTTGCACCTGGACATCATCGTCGACCGCATGCGCCGTGAGTTCAACGTCGAGGCCAATATCGGCAAGCCGCAGGTGGCCTACCGCGAAAAAATACGCAACACCTGCGAGATCGAGGGTCGCTTCGTCCGCCAGTCCGGTGGCCGGGGCCAGTACGGCCATTGCTGGATCCGCTTCGCCCCCGGCGACGAGGGCAAGGAAGGCCTGGAGTTCATCAACGAGATCGTCGGTGGCGTGGTACCGCGTGAGTACATTCCGGCAATCCAGAAGGGTATCGAAGAGCAGATGAAGAACGGCGTGCTCGCCGGCTACCCGCTGATCAGTTTGAAGGCTGCGGTGTACGACGGCTCGTATCACGACGTCGACTCCAACGAAATGGCCTACAAGATCGCTGCCTCGATGGCCACCAAGCAACTGTCGCAGAAAGGCGGCGCGGTGTTGCTGGAGCCGGTGATGAAAGTTGAAGTGGTAACGCCGGAGGAATACCAGGGTGACATCCTCGGCGACCTGAGCCGGCGCCGCGGGATGATCCAGGACGGTGACGAAACGCCGGCCGGCAAGGTGATCCGTGCCGAGGTGCCGCTGGGCGAGATGTTCGGTTACGCCACCTCGATGCGCTCGATGACCCAGGGCCGGGCCAGCTTTTCGATGGAGTTCACCCGCTATGCCGAGGCACCGGCAAGCATTGCCGATGCCATCGTCAAGAAAAACCGCGGGGAATAA
- a CDS encoding 2-aminoadipate transaminase, translating to MNQESISQSIAIVHPITLSHGRNAEVWDTDGKRYIDFVGGIGVLNLGHCNPAVVEAIQVQASRLTHSAFNAAPHGPYLALMEQLSQFVPVSYPLAGMLTNSGAEAAENALKVARGATGKRAIIAFDGAFHGRTLATLNLNGKVAPYKQRVGELPGPVYHLPYPSTDTGVTCEQALKAMERLFSVELAVEDVAAFIFEPVQGEGGFLALDPAFAQALRRFCDEHGILIIIDEIQSGFGRTGQRFAFSRLGIEPDLLLLAKSIAGGMPLGAVVGRKELLAALPKGGLGGTYSGNPIACAAALASLAQMTDEHLATWGERQEQAIVRRFERWKASKLSPFIGRLTGVGAMRGIEFVNADGSPAPAQLAKVMEAARARGLLLMPSGKARHIIRLLAPLTIEAEVLEEGLDIFEQCLAELG from the coding sequence ATGAACCAGGAAAGTATCAGCCAGTCCATTGCCATCGTTCACCCGATCACACTTTCCCATGGCCGTAATGCCGAAGTCTGGGACACCGACGGCAAACGCTACATCGACTTCGTCGGCGGTATCGGTGTACTCAACCTGGGCCATTGCAACCCGGCTGTGGTCGAGGCGATTCAGGTCCAGGCCAGCCGCCTGACCCACTCCGCCTTCAACGCCGCCCCGCACGGCCCGTACCTGGCGTTGATGGAGCAACTGAGCCAGTTCGTGCCGGTCAGCTACCCACTGGCTGGCATGCTCACCAACAGCGGCGCCGAAGCGGCGGAGAACGCCCTGAAAGTGGCCCGCGGTGCCACCGGCAAGCGCGCCATCATCGCCTTCGACGGCGCCTTCCACGGCCGCACCCTGGCTACCCTGAACCTCAACGGCAAGGTTGCCCCGTACAAGCAGCGGGTCGGCGAACTGCCCGGGCCGGTCTATCACCTGCCCTACCCCAGCACCGACACCGGGGTTACCTGTGAACAGGCACTCAAGGCCATGGAGCGCCTGTTCAGCGTCGAACTGGCAGTGGAGGACGTAGCCGCGTTCATCTTCGAGCCGGTGCAGGGTGAAGGTGGCTTCCTCGCCCTTGATCCAGCCTTTGCCCAGGCCCTGCGGCGGTTCTGCGACGAACACGGCATCCTGATCATCATCGACGAAATCCAGTCGGGTTTCGGCCGCACCGGCCAGCGCTTCGCCTTCTCCCGGCTAGGCATCGAGCCAGACCTGCTGCTGTTGGCCAAGAGCATTGCCGGTGGCATGCCACTGGGCGCAGTGGTCGGGCGCAAGGAATTGCTGGCGGCACTGCCCAAGGGCGGCCTGGGTGGCACCTATTCGGGCAACCCGATCGCCTGCGCGGCGGCCCTTGCCAGCCTGGCGCAGATGACCGACGAGCACCTCGCCACCTGGGGTGAGCGCCAGGAGCAGGCGATCGTCCGTCGCTTCGAACGCTGGAAGGCCTCGAAGCTGAGCCCGTTCATCGGCCGCCTGACCGGGGTGGGCGCCATGCGCGGTATCGAGTTCGTCAATGCCGACGGCAGCCCGGCGCCAGCGCAACTGGCCAAGGTGATGGAAGCGGCACGGGCCAGGGGCCTGCTGCTGATGCCCAGCGGCAAGGCCCGGCACATCATCCGCCTGCTGGCGCCGCTGACCATCGAGGCCGAGGTGCTCGAGGAAGGCCTGGACATTTTCGAGCAGTGCCTGGCGGAGCTGGGTTGA
- the gcvA gene encoding transcriptional regulator GcvA, with protein sequence MSKRLMPSTTALQCFEAAARHLSFTRAAQELHLTQSAVSKQVAQLEDMLSHSLFQRIRRRLHLTPAGALYLTEVNKILTQIDISSRYILSYGDETEVLRIATQPTFGARWLVPRLKGFGDRYPRIHLDIRNELEPFDLVQAKADIAFFFGQGTWPGATCIELFSEEVVPVCSPQLLASQRFDSAQALTGNRLLQCASRPEAWHEWFLGLGLHSQNSYHGPRFDTFYLCIRAAIAGCGIALIPRYLVAEELSEGKLVVAWDHPVASNGRHFIAHAEHAAEVPKVRAFVQWIRERVAEGNREAATGNTQQWRCHESME encoded by the coding sequence ATGTCCAAACGCCTGATGCCTTCGACCACCGCCCTTCAGTGCTTCGAAGCGGCCGCGCGCCACCTCAGCTTCACCCGCGCGGCGCAGGAACTGCACCTGACCCAGAGCGCGGTCAGCAAGCAGGTGGCACAGCTCGAGGACATGCTCTCGCATTCGCTGTTCCAGCGCATTCGCCGACGCCTGCACCTGACCCCGGCCGGTGCGCTGTACCTCACCGAAGTGAATAAGATCCTCACCCAGATCGACATTTCCAGCCGTTACATCCTCAGCTACGGCGACGAGACCGAAGTGCTGCGCATCGCCACCCAGCCCACCTTCGGTGCGCGCTGGCTAGTGCCGCGTTTGAAGGGTTTTGGCGACCGCTACCCGCGCATTCACCTGGACATCCGCAACGAACTGGAGCCGTTCGACCTGGTCCAGGCCAAGGCCGACATCGCGTTCTTCTTCGGCCAGGGCACCTGGCCCGGGGCAACCTGCATCGAGCTGTTCAGCGAAGAAGTGGTGCCGGTGTGCAGCCCGCAGCTGCTGGCCAGCCAGCGTTTCGACAGTGCCCAGGCCCTGACCGGAAATCGTCTGCTGCAATGCGCGTCGCGCCCGGAGGCCTGGCACGAATGGTTCCTGGGGCTGGGCTTGCACAGCCAGAACAGCTACCACGGGCCGCGCTTCGACACGTTCTACCTGTGCATCCGCGCGGCCATCGCCGGCTGTGGCATCGCGTTGATCCCGCGTTACCTGGTGGCAGAAGAGCTGAGCGAGGGCAAGCTGGTGGTGGCCTGGGACCACCCGGTGGCGAGCAATGGCCGACACTTCATCGCCCATGCCGAGCATGCGGCCGAAGTGCCCAAGGTGAGGGCCTTCGTGCAATGGATTCGCGAGCGCGTGGCCGAGGGAAATAGAGAGGCCGCTACAGGCAACACTCAACAATGGCGATGTCACGAATCCATGGAATGA
- a CDS encoding amino acid permease codes for MASLHNKKQRSLQHGLTSRQVSMISIAGIIGAGLFIGSSNAIATAGPAILISYAMTGLLVLLVMRMLGEMAIANPNSGSFSTYASEAIGPWAGFTIGWLYWWFWVLIIPVEAIAGADILHAYFPAVPSWLFAFLIMLVLSGTNLISVKNFGAFEYWFALVKVVAIIAFIVVCTLAVFGAWPLAEVSGVSRLWDHGGFMPNGFGTVLGGVLITIFSFFGAEIVTIAADETANPKDKIRRATNLVVYRIAIFYLASIFLVVSLVAWNDPGLKAVGSFQRVLELLNVPGAKLLVDLVVLVAVTSCMNSGLYTASRMLYSLGARDQALRVTKRISGAGVPTVAVLFSTLAGFAGCFVNYVFPGKVFGFLLSTTGAIALLVYLVIAVSQLRMRARAEREGRQLELKMWLFPWLTWLVIGTIVMVLGYMLFSDAYRYETLMTAGVTLFILLVSLTHQRGKAVTQPA; via the coding sequence ATGGCTTCGCTACACAACAAGAAACAGCGCTCCCTGCAGCACGGCCTGACATCCCGTCAGGTTTCCATGATTTCCATCGCCGGCATCATCGGCGCCGGCCTGTTCATCGGCTCTTCCAACGCCATCGCCACCGCCGGCCCGGCCATCCTCATTTCCTATGCCATGACCGGCCTGCTGGTGCTGCTGGTCATGCGCATGCTGGGTGAAATGGCCATCGCCAACCCCAATAGCGGCTCATTCTCCACCTATGCCTCCGAAGCCATCGGCCCGTGGGCCGGCTTCACCATCGGCTGGTTGTACTGGTGGTTCTGGGTGCTGATCATCCCGGTCGAGGCCATTGCCGGCGCCGATATCCTGCATGCCTACTTCCCCGCCGTGCCGTCCTGGCTGTTTGCCTTCCTGATCATGCTGGTGCTGTCGGGTACCAACCTGATCAGCGTGAAGAACTTCGGTGCCTTCGAATACTGGTTCGCCCTGGTCAAGGTGGTGGCGATCATCGCCTTCATCGTGGTCTGCACCCTGGCGGTGTTCGGCGCCTGGCCGCTGGCCGAGGTGTCCGGGGTCAGTCGGCTGTGGGACCACGGCGGCTTCATGCCCAACGGCTTCGGCACCGTGCTGGGTGGCGTGCTGATCACCATCTTCTCGTTCTTTGGCGCCGAGATCGTCACCATTGCTGCCGACGAAACCGCCAACCCGAAAGACAAGATCCGCCGCGCCACCAACCTGGTGGTTTACCGCATTGCGATCTTCTATCTGGCGTCGATCTTCCTGGTGGTGTCGCTGGTGGCCTGGAACGACCCCGGGCTGAAAGCGGTGGGCTCGTTCCAGCGTGTGCTGGAACTGCTGAATGTGCCGGGCGCCAAGCTGCTGGTCGACCTGGTGGTGCTGGTGGCCGTGACCAGTTGCATGAACTCGGGCCTGTACACCGCGTCGCGCATGCTCTATTCGCTGGGCGCCCGTGACCAGGCGCTGCGTGTGACCAAGCGCATCTCGGGCGCCGGCGTACCGACCGTGGCGGTACTCTTCTCGACCCTGGCCGGTTTTGCCGGTTGCTTCGTCAACTATGTGTTCCCGGGCAAGGTGTTCGGCTTCCTGCTGTCCACTACCGGCGCCATCGCCTTGCTGGTGTACCTGGTGATTGCCGTGTCGCAGTTGCGCATGCGTGCCCGTGCCGAGCGGGAAGGGCGGCAGCTGGAACTGAAAATGTGGTTGTTCCCGTGGCTGACCTGGCTGGTGATCGGTACCATCGTCATGGTCCTGGGCTACATGCTGTTCAGCGATGCCTACCGCTACGAGACGCTGATGACCGCAGGTGTGACCCTGTTCATCCTGCTGGTGTCGCTGACCCACCAGCGCGGCAAGGCGGTCACCCAGCCGGCCTGA
- a CDS encoding PaaI family thioesterase, whose product MNDQLLSLQALAAPDGTCYGCGCSHPGGLHLQSHWDADGVHLLCRHAPDSTFIGWPGLVYGGLLAMLVDCHSNWTAMAYHYRAEGREAGSLPRIDCVTGTLNLSYLKPTPMGVELLLKARVEGEVGRKTRVLCEVWAGDVLTVSADSVFVRVDTEKLKLKAHGQG is encoded by the coding sequence ATGAACGACCAACTCCTTTCCCTCCAGGCCTTGGCGGCCCCCGACGGCACCTGCTACGGCTGTGGTTGCTCCCATCCCGGTGGCCTGCACCTGCAAAGCCACTGGGACGCCGACGGCGTCCATCTGTTATGCCGGCATGCGCCCGACAGCACCTTCATCGGCTGGCCTGGCCTGGTCTACGGCGGTTTGCTGGCGATGCTGGTGGATTGCCATTCAAACTGGACGGCGATGGCCTATCACTACCGCGCCGAAGGCCGCGAAGCGGGGAGCCTGCCGCGAATCGACTGCGTCACTGGCACACTCAACCTGAGCTACCTGAAACCTACGCCAATGGGCGTCGAGCTGCTGCTCAAAGCCCGTGTCGAAGGTGAGGTCGGGCGCAAGACGCGGGTGCTTTGCGAGGTATGGGCCGGTGATGTACTGACGGTCAGCGCCGACTCGGTGTTCGTGCGCGTGGACACGGAAAAACTCAAGCTCAAGGCGCATGGTCAAGGCTGA
- a CDS encoding DUF4398 domain-containing protein: MRARSTVKSMLVGSLVLLGGCASALVPSEQIELTRSAVNRAVSADATQYAPVEMRAAQDKLSAMDRALGQDDLDLVRRLAEQAEADARLAERKAMASKRQEQLDIARKGIEVLRQEMLEAPQNVTH; the protein is encoded by the coding sequence ATGCGTGCCAGATCCACAGTCAAAAGCATGCTCGTCGGTTCGCTGGTGTTGCTCGGCGGCTGCGCCAGCGCCCTCGTGCCCAGCGAGCAGATCGAACTGACGCGAAGCGCGGTCAACCGCGCGGTGTCTGCCGATGCCACGCAATATGCCCCGGTCGAGATGCGCGCGGCCCAGGACAAACTCAGCGCGATGGATCGCGCCCTTGGCCAGGACGACCTCGATCTGGTCCGCCGACTGGCTGAACAGGCCGAGGCCGATGCCCGTCTGGCCGAGCGCAAGGCCATGGCCAGCAAGCGTCAGGAACAACTGGACATTGCCCGCAAAGGCATCGAGGTGCTCCGCCAGGAAATGCTCGAAGCGCCGCAGAACGTCACCCATTGA